One Streptomyces sp. L2 genomic window carries:
- the ilvC gene encoding ketol-acid reductoisomerase — MAELFYDADADLSIIQGRKVAVIGYGSQGHAHALSLRDSGVDVRVGLHDGSKSKAKAEEQGLRVVSPSEAAAEADVIMILVPDPIQAQVYEEHIKDNLKDGDALFFGHGLNIRYGFIKPPAGVDVCMVAPKGPGHLVRRQYEEGRGVPCIAAVEQDASGNAFALALSYAKGIGGTRAGVIKTTFTEETETDLFGEQAVLCGGTAALVKAGFETLTEAGYQPEIAYFECLHELKLIVDLMYEGGLEKMRWSISETAEWGDYVTGPRIITDATKAEMKKVLAEIQDGTFAKNWMDEYHGGLKKYNEYKQQDSEHLLETTGKQLRKLMSWVDEEA, encoded by the coding sequence GTGGCCGAGCTGTTCTACGACGCTGACGCCGACCTGTCCATCATCCAGGGCCGCAAGGTCGCGGTCATCGGCTACGGCAGCCAGGGCCACGCCCACGCGCTGTCGCTGCGTGACTCTGGTGTCGACGTCCGGGTCGGTCTGCACGACGGCTCCAAGTCCAAGGCCAAGGCCGAGGAGCAGGGCCTGCGCGTGGTGAGCCCCTCCGAGGCCGCCGCCGAGGCCGACGTCATCATGATCCTCGTCCCGGACCCGATCCAGGCCCAGGTCTACGAGGAGCACATCAAGGACAACCTGAAGGACGGCGACGCCCTGTTCTTCGGTCACGGCCTGAACATCCGCTACGGCTTCATCAAGCCCCCGGCCGGCGTGGACGTCTGCATGGTCGCCCCGAAGGGCCCGGGGCACCTGGTCCGCCGCCAGTACGAGGAGGGCCGCGGCGTCCCCTGCATCGCCGCCGTCGAGCAGGACGCCTCCGGCAACGCCTTCGCGCTGGCCCTGTCGTACGCCAAGGGCATCGGCGGCACCCGCGCCGGCGTCATCAAGACGACCTTCACCGAGGAGACCGAGACCGACCTGTTCGGCGAGCAGGCCGTCCTCTGCGGTGGTACGGCCGCGCTGGTCAAGGCGGGCTTCGAGACCCTGACCGAGGCCGGCTACCAGCCGGAGATCGCCTACTTCGAGTGCCTGCACGAGCTGAAGCTGATCGTGGACCTCATGTACGAGGGCGGCCTGGAGAAGATGCGCTGGTCCATCTCCGAGACCGCCGAGTGGGGCGACTACGTCACCGGCCCGCGCATCATCACCGACGCCACCAAGGCCGAGATGAAGAAGGTCCTCGCCGAGATCCAGGACGGCACGTTCGCCAAGAACTGGATGGACGAGTACCACGGCGGCCTGAAGAAGTACAACGAGTACAAGCAGCAGGACTCCGAGCACCTGCTGGAGACCACCGGCAAGCAGCTCCGCAAGCTGATGAGCTGGGTCGACGAAGAGGCGTAA
- the ilvN gene encoding acetolactate synthase small subunit: protein MSKHTLSVLVENTPGILARIAALFSRRGFNIDSLAVGVTEHPDISRITIVVSVEEFPLEQVTKQLNKLVNVLKIVELEPGQAVQRELVLVKVRADNETRSQIVEIVQLFRAKTVDVSPDAVTIEATGGSEKLTAMLKMLEPFGIKELVQSGTIAIGRGGRSITDRSLRALDRSA from the coding sequence ATGTCCAAGCACACGCTCTCCGTCCTGGTGGAGAACACCCCGGGCATCCTCGCCCGGATCGCCGCCCTGTTCTCCCGCCGCGGCTTCAACATCGACTCGCTCGCCGTCGGCGTCACCGAACACCCCGACATCTCCCGCATCACCATCGTGGTGAGCGTCGAGGAGTTCCCGCTGGAGCAGGTCACCAAGCAGCTCAACAAGCTCGTCAACGTCCTGAAGATCGTGGAACTGGAGCCCGGCCAGGCCGTCCAGCGCGAACTCGTCCTGGTGAAGGTCCGCGCCGACAACGAGACCCGCTCCCAGATCGTCGAGATCGTCCAGCTGTTCCGCGCCAAGACCGTCGACGTCTCCCCGGACGCCGTCACGATCGAGGCCACCGGCGGCAGCGAGAAGCTCACCGCCATGCTCAAGATGCTGGAACCGTTCGGCATCAAGGAGCTGGTCCAGTCCGGCACGATCGCGATCGGCCGCGGCGGCCGCTCCATCACCGACCGCTCGCTGCGCGCCCTCGACCGATCGGCGTAA
- a CDS encoding acetolactate synthase large subunit, which yields MTEQAPGAHPQPRPRSGGQSAPVEHVTGAQSLIRSLEEVGADTVFGIPGGAILPAYDPLMDSTRVRHVLVRHEQGAGHAATGYAQATGKVGVCMATSGPGATNLVTPIADAQMDSVPVVAITGQVSSRAIGTDAFQEADIVGITMPITKHNFLVTKAADIPRVIAQAFHIASTGRPGTVLVDIAKDALQAKTTFSWPPVMDLPGYRPVTKPHAKQIREAAKLITAAKRPVLYVGGGVLKAEATAELKVLAELTGAPVTTTLMGLGAFPDSHPLHVGMPGMHGAVTAVTALQKADLIVALGARFDDRVTGKLDSFAPYAKIVHADIDPAEIGKNRAADVPIVGDAREVIADLVQAVQKEHSEGHKGDYTAWWSDLSRWRDTYPLGYDKPEDGSLSPQAVIERIGQLAPEGTIFAAGVGQHQMWAAHFIQYDKPATWLNSGGLGTMGYAVPAAMGAKAGQPERTVWAIDGDGCFQMTNQELTTCALNNIPIKVAVINNGALGMVRQWQTLFYNQRYSNTVLHSGPEDINPEAKGTRVPDFVKLSEAMGCVGLRCERPEDLDKVIAEANSINDRPVVIDFIVHEDAMVWPMVAAGTSNDEIMAARDVRPDFGDNEDD from the coding sequence ATGACCGAGCAGGCCCCCGGGGCCCATCCGCAGCCGCGGCCCCGTTCCGGAGGACAGTCCGCCCCCGTCGAGCACGTGACGGGCGCCCAGTCCCTCATCCGCTCCCTCGAAGAGGTCGGCGCTGACACGGTATTCGGCATTCCCGGCGGAGCCATCCTCCCGGCGTACGACCCGCTGATGGACTCGACCAGGGTCCGCCACGTCCTCGTCCGACACGAGCAGGGCGCAGGCCACGCGGCCACCGGCTACGCGCAGGCCACCGGCAAGGTCGGCGTCTGCATGGCGACCTCCGGACCCGGCGCGACCAACCTGGTCACCCCGATCGCCGACGCCCAGATGGACTCCGTGCCCGTGGTCGCGATCACCGGCCAGGTCTCCTCCAGGGCGATCGGCACGGACGCCTTCCAGGAGGCGGACATCGTCGGCATCACCATGCCGATCACCAAGCACAACTTCCTCGTCACCAAGGCGGCGGACATCCCCCGGGTGATCGCGCAGGCGTTCCACATCGCCTCCACCGGCCGCCCCGGCACCGTCCTCGTCGACATCGCCAAGGACGCCCTCCAGGCGAAGACCACCTTCTCCTGGCCCCCGGTCATGGACCTGCCCGGCTACCGGCCCGTCACCAAGCCGCACGCCAAGCAGATCCGCGAGGCCGCCAAGCTGATCACCGCCGCCAAGCGCCCCGTCCTCTACGTCGGCGGCGGCGTCCTCAAGGCCGAGGCCACCGCCGAGCTGAAGGTCCTCGCCGAACTCACCGGAGCGCCCGTCACCACCACCCTGATGGGCCTCGGCGCCTTCCCCGACAGCCACCCGCTGCACGTGGGAATGCCGGGCATGCACGGTGCGGTCACCGCCGTCACCGCGCTGCAGAAGGCCGACCTCATCGTCGCCCTCGGCGCCCGCTTCGACGACCGCGTCACCGGCAAGCTGGACAGCTTCGCGCCGTACGCCAAGATCGTCCACGCCGACATCGACCCCGCCGAGATCGGCAAGAACCGCGCCGCCGACGTGCCGATCGTCGGCGACGCCCGCGAGGTCATCGCCGACCTGGTCCAGGCCGTGCAGAAGGAGCACAGCGAGGGCCACAAGGGCGACTACACCGCATGGTGGAGCGACCTCAGCCGCTGGCGCGACACCTACCCGCTCGGCTACGACAAGCCGGAGGACGGCTCCCTGTCCCCGCAGGCCGTCATCGAGCGGATCGGACAGCTCGCCCCCGAGGGCACGATCTTCGCGGCCGGCGTCGGCCAGCACCAGATGTGGGCCGCCCACTTCATCCAGTACGACAAGCCCGCCACCTGGCTCAACTCCGGCGGCCTCGGCACCATGGGCTACGCCGTCCCCGCCGCCATGGGCGCCAAGGCCGGACAGCCCGAGCGCACCGTCTGGGCCATCGACGGCGACGGCTGCTTCCAGATGACCAACCAGGAGCTCACCACCTGCGCCCTGAACAACATCCCGATCAAGGTCGCCGTCATCAACAACGGCGCCCTCGGGATGGTCCGCCAGTGGCAGACCCTGTTCTACAACCAGCGCTACTCCAACACCGTGCTGCACTCCGGCCCCGAGGACATCAACCCGGAGGCCAAGGGCACCCGCGTGCCGGACTTCGTCAAGCTGTCCGAGGCGATGGGCTGTGTCGGCCTGCGCTGCGAGCGCCCCGAGGACCTCGACAAGGTCATCGCGGAGGCCAACTCCATCAACGACCGCCCCGTCGTCATCGACTTCATCGTCCACGAGGACGCGATGGTCTGGCCGATGGTCGCCGCCGGCACCTCCAACGACGAGATCATGGCCGCCCGGGACGTCCGCCCCGACTTCGGCGACAACGAAGACGACTGA
- a CDS encoding EAL domain-containing protein has translation MSSPTSVTPTLDGRLCAQRPSGPPLPRPPAAPRGSRLARQLVLALVCATYAVGAALDWGSGGLALIMGDFGLSAAAGTAAVSCFLYARSPRVRFRPAWLLFALSSTMASLGNAIWGWYEVVLGRSVPSPSYADLFFLCFAPPAIVGLLVLAKRPVTKAGWICLGLDAWLIGGSLLTLSWSLALAQAARFDGPSVAHTALSLAYPLMDIALVSMVLALHFRRTPGNRTAVNTAIGALALTVMCDALFTSPLLHSSYHSGQLLDAGWFAGSLLLAYAPWAAPRPQGTARDTERHVPDGHSRVVHEHVPGQRGAAAHHHPPAPAPGPAPPPAPGSDHSRYPAGRPLTGSLAALTPYLAAAVCTLGILYNVLNGRRPDHVVLITAGAVVLALVMRQGIMLLDNITLTQELAQKENHFRSLVQGSSDVIMIAAPSGILRYVSPAAAGVYGRPAEELVGTELAGLIHPEDLGCVVHEVRRFLAAGPQDEPTTRIECRFRSGHGGWLNVESTVNRHHGGLIFNCRDVTERVRLQAQLQHNAEHDPLTDLPNRALFTRRVQQALSGRRSTDRGAALSGTAVLFIDLDGFKAVNDTIGHQAGDELLVQAARRLQDAVRHGDTASRLGGDEFAALIAGDGTRDPAARERNILELADRLRTTLSQPYAIDGNDVRVNASIGVAFAEAGLGAGELLRNADLAMYRAKSAGKGRVELYRPQMQQDVVRKAELAGRLRAALHDGEFALLHQPVVSLDDGRIASVSAQARWRSSQGVSFTPAEFLRVAEDTDKTAELDRWIVQEAVEQAAERAAGGLVVPVAVRMSARRLLDRSMPLGSVEALLTRHGLPPGALLVELTDTDPRVSLDELERRLTALSRLGVRIALDGFGSGYAAVTALRRLPVDVLKLDRGLVEGIVESARLHKITSGLLRIAGDLGLQSVAEGVDLPEQVVALRGMGCTHGQGMAFAGPLDEYRLRRALASGHYPVPHAPAEPAFAGGGYGPAAPGVAVGSVVPAGPGVPAMPAAPAVLAGGASRRSHNETPVPPT, from the coding sequence GTGAGTTCGCCGACCTCCGTGACCCCCACCCTCGACGGACGGCTGTGCGCGCAGCGCCCGTCGGGGCCGCCGCTGCCCCGGCCGCCCGCCGCCCCCCGCGGCTCCCGGCTGGCCCGCCAGCTGGTCCTCGCCCTGGTCTGCGCGACCTACGCCGTCGGGGCCGCGCTCGACTGGGGTTCGGGCGGACTCGCCCTGATCATGGGCGACTTCGGGCTGAGCGCCGCCGCCGGCACCGCCGCCGTGTCCTGCTTCCTCTACGCCCGCAGCCCCCGGGTCCGCTTCCGCCCCGCCTGGCTGCTGTTCGCCCTCTCCTCCACGATGGCCTCCCTCGGCAACGCGATCTGGGGGTGGTACGAGGTGGTGCTGGGCCGCAGCGTGCCCAGCCCGAGCTACGCCGACCTGTTCTTCCTGTGCTTCGCCCCGCCCGCCATCGTGGGCCTGCTGGTTCTCGCAAAGCGGCCCGTGACGAAGGCCGGCTGGATCTGCCTGGGCCTGGACGCCTGGCTGATCGGCGGCTCGCTGCTCACCCTGTCCTGGAGCCTCGCGCTCGCCCAGGCCGCCCGCTTCGACGGGCCGAGCGTCGCGCACACCGCGCTGTCCCTGGCGTACCCGCTGATGGACATCGCGCTCGTCAGCATGGTGCTCGCGCTGCACTTCCGCCGCACACCGGGCAACCGCACGGCGGTGAACACCGCCATCGGCGCGCTCGCCCTGACCGTGATGTGCGACGCCCTGTTCACCTCCCCCCTGCTGCACAGCAGTTACCACTCCGGCCAGCTCCTGGACGCCGGCTGGTTCGCCGGCTCGCTGCTGCTCGCCTACGCCCCCTGGGCCGCTCCCCGGCCCCAGGGCACCGCGCGGGACACCGAGCGGCACGTGCCGGACGGACACAGCCGCGTGGTCCACGAGCACGTGCCCGGCCAGCGGGGCGCCGCCGCCCACCACCACCCGCCCGCGCCGGCGCCCGGACCCGCGCCCCCTCCCGCGCCGGGAAGCGATCACAGCCGGTACCCGGCCGGCCGGCCGCTCACCGGCTCCCTCGCCGCGCTCACCCCGTACCTCGCCGCGGCCGTGTGCACCCTGGGCATCCTGTACAACGTCCTCAACGGCCGGCGCCCGGACCACGTGGTGCTGATCACCGCCGGCGCCGTCGTCCTCGCGCTCGTCATGCGCCAGGGCATCATGCTGCTCGACAACATCACCCTGACCCAGGAATTGGCGCAGAAGGAGAACCACTTCCGCTCCCTGGTGCAGGGCTCCAGCGATGTCATCATGATCGCCGCGCCCAGCGGCATCCTGCGCTACGTCTCCCCGGCCGCCGCCGGCGTCTACGGCCGCCCCGCCGAGGAGCTCGTGGGCACCGAACTGGCCGGCCTGATCCATCCTGAGGACCTGGGCTGCGTCGTGCACGAGGTGCGCCGCTTCCTCGCCGCCGGCCCCCAGGACGAGCCCACCACCCGGATCGAGTGCCGCTTCCGCTCCGGCCACGGCGGCTGGCTCAACGTCGAGTCCACCGTCAACCGCCACCACGGCGGCCTCATCTTCAACTGCCGGGACGTCACCGAACGCGTGCGCCTGCAGGCCCAGTTGCAGCACAACGCCGAGCACGACCCGCTCACCGACCTGCCCAACCGCGCCCTGTTCACGCGGCGCGTGCAGCAGGCCCTGTCCGGCCGCCGCTCCACCGACCGCGGCGCCGCCCTGAGCGGCACGGCCGTCCTCTTCATCGATCTGGACGGCTTCAAGGCCGTCAACGACACGATCGGGCACCAGGCCGGGGATGAACTGCTCGTCCAGGCCGCCCGCAGACTCCAGGACGCGGTCCGGCACGGGGACACCGCCTCCCGCCTCGGCGGCGACGAGTTCGCGGCCCTGATCGCCGGGGACGGCACCCGTGACCCTGCCGCCCGGGAGCGGAACATCCTGGAGCTCGCCGACCGCCTCAGGACGACCCTCTCCCAGCCCTACGCCATCGACGGCAACGATGTCCGGGTCAACGCCTCCATCGGCGTCGCCTTCGCCGAGGCCGGGCTCGGCGCGGGCGAACTGCTGCGCAACGCCGACCTGGCGATGTACCGGGCGAAGTCGGCCGGAAAGGGCCGGGTCGAGCTGTACCGGCCGCAGATGCAGCAGGACGTCGTCCGCAAGGCGGAGCTGGCCGGACGCCTGCGCGCCGCCCTGCACGACGGTGAGTTCGCGCTGCTGCACCAGCCTGTGGTGAGCCTGGACGACGGCCGGATCGCGTCGGTCTCCGCCCAGGCGCGCTGGCGCTCCTCCCAGGGGGTGTCGTTCACCCCGGCCGAGTTCCTGCGGGTCGCCGAGGACACCGACAAGACGGCCGAGCTGGACCGGTGGATCGTCCAGGAGGCCGTGGAGCAGGCCGCGGAGCGGGCCGCGGGCGGGCTCGTCGTCCCCGTGGCCGTCCGGATGAGCGCCCGGCGGCTGCTCGACCGTTCCATGCCGCTCGGCTCGGTGGAGGCGCTGCTGACCCGGCACGGCCTGCCGCCCGGCGCGCTCCTCGTCGAACTGACCGATACCGACCCCAGGGTCTCGCTGGACGAGCTGGAGCGGCGCCTGACCGCGCTGAGCCGGCTCGGCGTCCGGATCGCGCTGGACGGCTTCGGCAGCGGCTACGCGGCCGTCACGGCCCTCAGACGGCTCCCCGTGGACGTCCTCAAGCTCGACCGGGGACTCGTCGAGGGCATCGTCGAGTCCGCGCGGCTGCACAAGATCACCAGTGGGCTGCTCCGCATCGCCGGCGACCTCGGGCTGCAGTCGGTCGCCGAGGGTGTCGACCTCCCGGAGCAGGTCGTCGCCCTGCGCGGCATGGGCTGCACGCACGGGCAGGGCATGGCGTTCGCGGGGCCGCTGGACGAGTACCGGCTGCGCCGGGCGCTCGCCTCCGGCCACTACCCCGTGCCGCACGCGCCCGCCGAACCCGCGTTCGCCGGCGGGGGGTACGGCCCGGCCGCGCCCGGTGTGGCCGTGGGAAGCGTCGTGCCCGCGGGGCCCGGCGTACCCGCCATGCCCGCGGCCCCCGCCGTCCTCGCCGGTGGAGCCTCCCGACGCTCACATAATGAGACTCCCGTCCCACCTACTTGA
- a CDS encoding 2-hydroxyacid dehydrogenase: protein MSADVWLPFPPEEIEGLPEGPRYLFWDGGDNGDQEFPGDPAACVYYVVPYLKRQAVKVRPLERLTHVKVIQTLSAGVDDITARLSSIVPGVQLCNARGVHEASTAELTLALILASLRGIPQFVRNQDQGHWKSGFHPALADKSALIVGYGAIGAAIEDRLAPFELARVARVARSERTTARGPVHPLTELPALLPHADIVILSTPLTEATKGLVDADFLSRMKDGALLVNVARGAVVDTKALLPELESGRLTAALDVVDPEPLPSGHPLWQAPGVLITPHVGGPTSAFLPRAKRLLVDQLTRFVNGEPVRNVILTTGTAPGTTAG from the coding sequence ATGAGCGCAGACGTATGGCTTCCCTTTCCGCCGGAGGAGATCGAGGGGCTGCCCGAGGGGCCCCGCTACCTGTTCTGGGACGGCGGTGACAACGGCGACCAGGAGTTCCCCGGCGACCCGGCGGCCTGCGTCTACTACGTGGTCCCCTACCTGAAGCGGCAGGCGGTCAAGGTGCGCCCGCTGGAGCGGCTGACCCACGTCAAGGTCATCCAGACGCTCAGCGCGGGCGTGGACGACATCACCGCCCGGCTGTCGTCCATCGTGCCCGGAGTCCAGCTGTGCAACGCGCGCGGCGTGCACGAGGCGAGCACCGCCGAACTGACCCTGGCCCTGATTCTCGCCTCCCTCAGGGGCATCCCGCAGTTCGTCCGGAACCAGGACCAGGGGCACTGGAAGAGCGGCTTCCACCCCGCCCTCGCCGACAAGTCCGCCCTCATCGTCGGCTACGGCGCGATCGGCGCCGCCATCGAGGACCGGCTCGCGCCCTTCGAGCTCGCGCGGGTGGCGCGCGTTGCGCGCTCTGAGCGCACCACGGCGCGCGGTCCGGTGCATCCACTCACCGAATTGCCCGCCCTGCTTCCGCACGCCGACATCGTGATCCTTTCCACGCCCTTGACGGAGGCCACGAAAGGCCTGGTCGACGCGGACTTCCTGAGCCGGATGAAGGACGGCGCGCTGCTGGTGAACGTGGCCCGCGGGGCCGTCGTCGACACCAAGGCGCTGCTCCCGGAGCTGGAGAGCGGCCGGCTCACCGCGGCCCTCGACGTCGTGGACCCCGAACCGCTGCCGTCCGGCCACCCCCTGTGGCAGGCGCCGGGCGTGCTCATCACCCCGCACGTGGGCGGCCCCACCTCGGCGTTCCTGCCCCGCGCCAAGCGGCTGCTCGTCGACCAGCTGACCCGCTTCGTGAACGGGGAACCCGTGCGGAACGTGATCCTCACGACCGGCACCGCACCGGGAACCACCGCCGGCTGA
- a CDS encoding aldo/keto reductase, whose amino-acid sequence MERRTIGAGSLAVGAVGLGCMPMSWGYGGSGRRGEESLRTVHRALDAGSDLLDTADMYGPFTNELLLGRVLKERRADAFVSTKAGLLVGEQHIVANGRPGYVRRACDASLRRLQTDVIDLYQLHRADPEVPVEETWGAMADLVRAGKVRALGLCAVGARGARRPGARLYDHTLDQLRRVQQVFPVSAVEAELSVWSPQALEVLLPWCAARGVGFLAAMPLGNGFLTGTLTPGEGFKPDDLRARHPRFTAEMMAANQPIVAGLRRIARRHGEHVTPAQVALAWVLAQGRQVIALPGARREQRPAENAAAASLRLTPEDLAEVAGLPVARGSWD is encoded by the coding sequence GTGGAGCGCAGGACGATCGGCGCGGGTTCGCTCGCGGTGGGGGCCGTCGGACTCGGGTGCATGCCGATGAGCTGGGGGTACGGCGGTTCGGGGCGGCGGGGTGAGGAGTCGCTCAGGACCGTGCACCGGGCACTGGACGCGGGCTCGGACCTTCTCGACACGGCCGACATGTACGGCCCGTTCACCAACGAGCTGTTGCTGGGGCGGGTGCTGAAGGAGCGGCGCGCGGACGCCTTCGTATCGACGAAGGCGGGGCTGCTGGTGGGCGAGCAGCACATCGTGGCCAACGGCCGCCCCGGCTATGTGAGACGGGCCTGCGACGCCTCGCTGCGGCGCCTGCAGACGGATGTGATCGACCTCTACCAACTGCACCGCGCGGACCCCGAGGTCCCCGTCGAGGAGACGTGGGGCGCGATGGCGGACCTGGTGCGGGCCGGGAAGGTGCGGGCGCTGGGCCTGTGCGCGGTGGGGGCGCGCGGAGCCCGCCGGCCGGGCGCGCGGCTGTACGACCACACGCTGGACCAGCTCCGGCGGGTGCAGCAGGTGTTCCCGGTGAGCGCGGTGGAGGCGGAGCTGTCGGTGTGGTCGCCGCAGGCGCTGGAGGTGCTGCTGCCGTGGTGTGCGGCGCGCGGGGTGGGCTTCCTGGCTGCGATGCCGCTGGGCAACGGCTTCCTGACCGGCACGCTCACCCCGGGTGAGGGCTTCAAGCCGGACGACCTGCGCGCCCGGCATCCCCGGTTCACGGCGGAGATGATGGCGGCGAACCAGCCGATCGTGGCCGGTCTGCGCCGGATCGCGCGCCGCCACGGCGAGCACGTCACGCCGGCGCAGGTGGCCCTGGCCTGGGTGCTCGCACAGGGCCGGCAGGTGATCGCGCTGCCCGGGGCCAGGCGGGAGCAGCGGCCCGCGGAGAACGCGGCGGCGGCGTCGCTGCGGCTGACGCCGGAGGATCTGGCGGAGGTGGCGGGGTTGCCGGTCGCACGGGGATCCTGGGACTGA
- a CDS encoding PQQ-dependent sugar dehydrogenase, translating into MIVQRRAVSAVLAAAALLLTAGCSSDGGGPPGGGGTASGAASGGTASTASPSPSPSESTPPAKGSVKVLRTVAEGLTTPWGLAPLPGGDLLVSSRDDGTIVRVDEKTGKKTVLGQVSGVSPEGEGGLLGIALSPDYASDHMIYAYFTSASDNRIVRVLYDEKKPAGEQLGAPDTIFRGIPKGVIHNGGRIAFGPDKMLYAGTGESGERGLAQDKKSLGGKILRMTPEGEPAPGNPFPGSVVYSYGHRNVQGLAWDDKQRLFASEFGQDTWDELNAIKPGGNYGWPDAEGRSSDPAFQNPIAQWHTDDASPSGIAYVDGVIWMAGLKGERLWRIPLNGTKASAAPQAFLTGKYGRLRTVAAAGGDTIWLTTSNTDGRGTPKKGDDRILEVRVR; encoded by the coding sequence ATGATCGTGCAACGACGAGCTGTGTCGGCCGTGCTGGCCGCTGCCGCGCTCCTGCTGACGGCCGGCTGCTCCTCCGACGGCGGAGGACCGCCGGGCGGCGGGGGCACGGCTTCGGGTGCGGCTTCGGGGGGTACGGCGTCCACGGCGTCCCCCTCCCCGTCGCCGAGCGAGTCGACCCCGCCCGCCAAGGGGTCGGTGAAGGTCCTGCGCACGGTCGCGGAGGGCCTGACGACGCCGTGGGGTCTGGCCCCGCTGCCGGGCGGTGATCTGCTGGTGTCCTCCCGGGACGACGGGACGATCGTCCGGGTCGACGAGAAGACCGGCAAGAAGACCGTGCTGGGCCAGGTGTCCGGGGTGTCCCCGGAGGGCGAGGGCGGCCTGCTGGGCATCGCTCTCTCCCCCGACTACGCCTCGGACCACATGATCTACGCCTACTTCACGTCGGCCTCGGACAACCGCATCGTGCGGGTGCTGTACGACGAGAAGAAGCCGGCCGGTGAGCAACTGGGCGCCCCCGACACGATATTCCGGGGGATCCCCAAGGGCGTCATCCACAACGGGGGGCGGATCGCGTTCGGTCCCGACAAGATGCTGTACGCGGGCACCGGCGAGAGCGGTGAGCGGGGGCTGGCCCAGGACAAGAAGTCGCTGGGCGGCAAGATCCTCCGGATGACCCCGGAGGGCGAGCCGGCGCCCGGCAACCCGTTCCCGGGGTCGGTCGTGTACTCCTACGGCCACCGCAACGTGCAGGGGTTGGCCTGGGACGACAAACAGCGGTTGTTCGCCTCGGAGTTCGGGCAGGACACCTGGGACGAGCTGAACGCGATCAAGCCGGGCGGCAACTACGGGTGGCCCGACGCCGAGGGCAGGTCGAGCGACCCCGCGTTCCAGAACCCGATCGCCCAGTGGCACACCGACGACGCCTCGCCCAGCGGCATCGCCTACGTCGACGGCGTCATCTGGATGGCCGGCCTGAAGGGCGAGCGCCTGTGGCGCATCCCCTTGAACGGCACGAAGGCCTCGGCGGCCCCGCAGGCGTTCCTGACCGGGAAGTACGGCCGGCTGCGCACGGTGGCCGCGGCGGGCGGCGACACGATCTGGCTCACCACCAGCAACACGGACGGCCGCGGCACCCCGAAGAAGGGCGACGACCGCATCCTGGAGGTGAGGGTCCGCTAG
- a CDS encoding DUF6191 domain-containing protein produces the protein MFNVFEELFAPGRKHTRDEEKRLELTREDIGDNDPGRGPIDLASGKVVVRPSAPEPAEE, from the coding sequence GTGTTCAACGTCTTCGAGGAACTGTTCGCGCCCGGCCGCAAGCACACGAGGGACGAGGAGAAACGCCTGGAGCTGACCCGGGAGGACATAGGCGACAACGACCCCGGCCGCGGCCCGATAGACCTCGCGTCCGGAAAGGTCGTCGTCCGCCCGTCGGCCCCGGAGCCCGCCGAGGAGTGA